Proteins from one bacterium genomic window:
- a CDS encoding DUF5683 domain-containing protein, producing IPSPSWRAAAMSAVIPGSGQYSDGNYLRAGAFFVTAVVAFASYQSNENKVVDRIHEAQIAETQYRRSLSQESAKKWSTTADTRWRSAEEAARMRDQWATIVAVVWTSSALERLIFPTKVLQPVPVGSGAGVKLSWTLPGGNG from the coding sequence CCATCCCATCGCCCAGTTGGCGAGCGGCTGCAATGTCGGCGGTGATTCCCGGGTCCGGGCAGTACTCTGACGGCAACTATTTGCGGGCAGGTGCATTTTTCGTTACTGCCGTGGTTGCATTCGCCAGCTATCAATCGAATGAGAATAAAGTGGTTGACCGAATTCACGAGGCACAAATCGCTGAAACTCAATATCGTCGCTCGCTATCACAAGAATCGGCGAAAAAATGGAGCACAACGGCCGATACTCGTTGGCGTTCAGCTGAGGAAGCGGCTCGCATGCGCGACCAATGGGCGACAATTGTTGCAGTCGTATGGACTTCTTCTGCGTTGGAACGGTTAATTTTCCCGACGAAAGTATTGCAACCGGTTCCTGTTGGCTCCGGCGCTGGAGTCAAATTATCATGGACATTACCCGGAGGAAACGGGTGA
- a CDS encoding formylglycine-generating enzyme family protein: MQRIFWLFLVTIFAVSCTKLPGKPKRENPFEQGNQNPFTLTVALERGGAALRWNRLNLDIRRYVIYRGAHPSVDSLRRIAWVDPDSLTYRDMSISEGYSYYYTLVAENETGSTLLSADAIIRLRNGEVMAIDGDSTFTTLRTVGVTLLCSRAQSVWLGSTPNDPTGNWRPMQHAVPFRLSDGRGMKHVYARFAYIDGDTTGFLVDSVETLPVIGSVIPTDTLFYRNTTSVSFTVSATGASLMRFSEDSLFTGVPFVPYAQTYEHFLSEADGVKRVFIQFDNGFEEPVRSLSSFTFVLDRTIDIETVTESSQGDTLSLNQTVALLVSTNEPYGTAWIKMVDSLGNRRDSIALFDELANGVYTLTYRVNFGRNIFSGKVYGYFRDRAGNLAVDSANTRIIIDLAQDEMIYLSGGTFRMGDINGRPDETPVHTVTLDPYLIDRFEVTNKTFAIFLSSSPDYAQFWQPGMKIIQSGLVYTAFPEYLYHPVRYVSYPAAMAYADWVGKRIPTEAEWEFAARGSEARAYPWGSNNWISQQANARPSGLTPRPGSPIRPDSTTTPIGFYNGNVNQGYQTAIGYTAEGIHDLSGNVSEWVSDWYDENYYSYSPTHNPTGPDSIRFRMTRGGSYNNTSFDVRGAARLPVLPGSIYPTIGFRCASSRLAR, from the coding sequence ATGCAACGAATCTTTTGGTTGTTTCTTGTAACGATCTTCGCAGTCTCATGTACTAAACTTCCCGGGAAACCGAAACGCGAGAATCCGTTTGAACAGGGCAATCAAAATCCCTTTACCTTAACGGTTGCGCTCGAACGGGGCGGCGCTGCTCTTCGTTGGAATCGCTTAAATCTTGACATCCGCCGATATGTCATTTATCGCGGCGCGCACCCATCGGTCGATAGTCTACGCCGCATCGCATGGGTGGATCCTGATTCGCTCACTTATCGCGATATGAGTATCAGTGAAGGGTATTCATATTACTATACCTTAGTCGCCGAAAACGAAACCGGTAGTACATTGCTCTCTGCCGATGCCATCATTCGCCTCCGCAATGGTGAAGTCATGGCGATTGATGGCGACAGTACCTTCACAACATTACGGACAGTTGGTGTAACATTACTTTGCTCGCGAGCGCAAAGCGTTTGGCTCGGATCGACACCCAACGATCCGACTGGTAATTGGCGACCGATGCAACACGCTGTTCCCTTCCGGTTGAGCGACGGTCGCGGAATGAAACATGTCTATGCAAGATTTGCTTACATTGACGGCGATACAACTGGTTTCTTGGTCGATTCCGTAGAAACCTTACCGGTCATCGGTTCCGTAATTCCCACCGATACGTTGTTCTATCGAAATACTACTTCAGTTTCTTTCACAGTGTCGGCTACCGGAGCATCGCTGATGCGATTTTCCGAAGATTCACTCTTTACGGGTGTCCCCTTTGTTCCGTATGCGCAAACTTACGAACACTTCTTATCAGAAGCAGATGGTGTGAAACGAGTGTTCATCCAGTTTGACAATGGATTTGAGGAACCTGTTCGATCATTGTCGTCATTTACCTTTGTGTTGGATCGAACGATAGATATTGAAACTGTTACCGAGTCTTCACAAGGCGATACTTTATCGCTGAATCAGACGGTTGCTCTATTAGTATCGACCAATGAGCCATACGGAACGGCGTGGATCAAGATGGTTGACTCGTTGGGAAATCGACGCGATAGTATCGCATTATTCGATGAATTGGCAAACGGTGTTTACACTCTTACTTATCGGGTGAATTTCGGTCGCAACATTTTCTCTGGGAAGGTATACGGCTACTTTCGTGACCGTGCTGGTAATCTTGCCGTCGATTCTGCAAATACTCGAATTATCATCGACCTTGCACAAGATGAGATGATTTACCTTTCTGGTGGCACTTTCCGGATGGGAGATATCAACGGACGTCCCGATGAAACACCCGTTCATACGGTTACGTTAGATCCATACTTAATCGACCGCTTTGAAGTAACCAATAAAACCTTTGCGATCTTTTTATCATCCAGTCCAGACTATGCACAGTTTTGGCAGCCGGGGATGAAGATTATTCAATCGGGTCTTGTTTACACCGCATTTCCCGAGTATCTGTACCATCCGGTGCGTTATGTCTCTTATCCGGCTGCGATGGCGTATGCCGATTGGGTCGGAAAACGCATCCCTACCGAAGCGGAGTGGGAGTTTGCCGCACGCGGTTCTGAAGCTCGAGCATACCCATGGGGTAGTAACAACTGGATCTCGCAACAGGCAAATGCTCGTCCATCCGGTTTGACGCCACGACCAGGATCCCCAATCCGTCCCGATTCGACGACAACCCCTATCGGTTTTTACAACGGAAATGTTAACCAAGGGTATCAGACCGCAATTGGTTACACAGCTGAAGGAATCCATGATTTGAGTGGTAATGTGAGTGAGTGGGTATCCGATTGGTACGATGAAAACTACTATTCCTATTCTCCAACACACAATCCAACCGGTCCAGATTCGATTCGCTTCCGGATGACCCGCGGAGGAAGCTACAACAATACATCGTTTGATGTCCGTGGCGCTGCTCGTTTACCAGTGCTACCCGGTAGTATTTATCCCACCATCGGTTTCCGGTGTGCTTCGTCGAGGTTAGCCCGCTAA